The Equus quagga isolate Etosha38 unplaced genomic scaffold, UCLA_HA_Equagga_1.0 206999_RagTag, whole genome shotgun sequence region CCACCCTGAACCTCAGAATGTTAACTTGTCTGGAAataagtctttgcagatgtgatcaaagATCTGGAGATGAactcatcctggatttagggtgggccctaatgactggtgtccttgtaagaagaggagaggacacagagacatgGAGGGAAGAAGATGATgtgaaagacagaggcagaggttgtACATCTGCTGCTGCAAACCAAGGAGGCAGGAACCGCCATGAGCTGGAAGAGCTAAGGAAGAATTCTCGATTCCCTGCTGTTGGTAAACTGTGAATCAGTTGGAGGGGTCCTCACTTCTCACTCAATCCATTGAAACCTAAAAGTACCTTGtcttaaaaattgtaattatcaTGTGGCTTATGATATGGATCTCATGAACAGCATGACCATGCCAGATGCCATCACTTAAATTTCTCGGGTCCACAATTATCACACAGGAACTCCTTCATTTTTCAATGTAACTCAGAGAAGTCATACTCTACATCTGGGAGTCAATCAGGAATAATTTCAACATGGGAGAGAAAACCCAACtaaaattagcttaaaataatttgacagaatataagaaggaagaagagattcaATGAGGGAAGAAATCAGCTCATGTTAATGAGACTTGAGGAGTAGATTATGTCCAGGCACAGATACGTGCAAGATACACATGAGGGGGCAGGCCTTTTCCTGACTATCCCTCATGTCTCCTCCCAGGTGGCCTCAAACCCTGTCAGCTGCTCCTGCAGTGTGACTCTCTCAGCTCCACTTCCCAGACATCCAGTTCTCTCAGATAGAACCCTTTGTCTacctggctccttctcctcttccataAAAGGGTCCTGCCTGGATCCTGTTGGACCAGAGAGGGCTATTTGACACCCCCTGTTCCAGGACATTGGGGTTTGGAATATGAAGGTTAGCTCACACTGAGGAATTAGAACACCCTAGACCTCGGGCAGAGTCAGCCCCACAGCAAATCTATGGGCTCTGGGAGGGAGCCATCATCGTGTTAAATCCAGCGGCCATTCTCAAGAGGCACAAGGCACAGCTGTCCACCTCCACTCACTCTCTACCCTTCCGCTTCTCAATCACTCTTTGACTCTCTGAAATCAGGCTTCCTTCCCCACCAAAGCAAAAACTACTCTATCAAAAGTCTTCAAGGAGGTCCAGAAAATGTGAGATGCTTCCCAAACCACATCAGTCTTTTCCTTCCTGACCCAGAGAAAGTCTTCCCATCACATGCTTATTGAATGATTATTATGTGCCCCACACTGTGAGCATGTGGATGAGTTTCATTGACTCAGGACCTACTGTCAGGGCAAAGGCAACTAGCCTGCTGCCAAGGTTCTCTCCGTGTGATATGTTCCCAAccaaaattttccttcttcagaaTCTTAGGTTAATTGTACTTTAAAAAGCCACGTAGGTAATTTTAGGTAACAGATAAGGCGGTAACAGGTAGCCTAGGTGCTAATTAAATTACATGGAAATGTCTTATGTCTGAAATAGCATTTGGCAGAAatacaagaacaaagaaaaggatggaacttATGTTAGAATGAGATATAAAAGCAAGcttaataaaataagatttatggcatcaaattaatttaatgttaaaaaattagcTCTTTACAGTAGGTATCATCTTTCCCTGAGTGTAAATATGAtaggaaaatattataattagAAACACTAAATAACTGCTCAGGATAAATTACCTCTgtagaatttaatataaaaatgagtaaaagtcATGGTAAACAGAAATTAGGGTGTACCAGGACAAATAAAGATCTTTCTTGTCACATGAAACCGATGTCTCACACACAAGACCCACTACTCTTCACATTTTTGtgtctcaaaaaatttaataaagtacAATTTTAATATGATAAAGCATCACAGGCCAGATCAAGAAGCAGAACGGACATTAAAAGAAACGAGTGAAACTGAGGGCTGCTCACGGGGAccacctgcccagggccacacttCTTGGCTTCTTCAGCGCACCGACCTATTTCCATCAGTTCTCAGAACATCCTtcctggctcctccctctctgcctccctggcaAGCCTGTCTGCCCTCAGGGCCTCAGCAAGTCTCTCcctggcttttttcactttctgATGCTGTCTGCGGATATCTCCATAAGACACCGACTGTCTGCAAACTGACTGTGGGAGACGGAGACCTGCTCCTGGGATCATCTCCGCCCAGTCTGAAGACTGTGCAGTGGTGGGCTCGGCGCTGGTGTGGAGAGACCCAGCACCAACATGGCCCGGGGATTCACCTGGGCTATGAGgggcaattatttttaaagtatttgtaatATCGAAAGTACTTAAAAGTTCTCCTTCAGTGCTGCAGGCCTGGAGACCCTGCAGTCTCCTGTAAGCACAGACTTGCTGGGGCTTCTGCAAGGTCTCCTCCCATCGACGGCGCCTGACCCGATTGCCAGGATGGGGTGTTATTTTCGTGACGGGCCGCTTGAAAATGCAGCTGGTGAGTCTTATAGGAAGTTCACACCTTTCACGATGTCTCCGCTTCATCTTGGCTAAATGaacttgtcttttcttctctgaagtcTGGGGCAACATGTTTCTTTTGAGTTTCCCctttagaaacaaaatgaaaggtgaaatttgaataaaatgggGGAGGCCGACTGCCAGCCATAGAGAATGTTCTCAGCTCATTTGGATCTTCCAGCTTCCTCTCTACCTGGAGAAATGTGTCTCAACTTTCTCTGACTCATTCATTCCACATCCACGCCCTCTTCTATGCCATCCCATCCATTTCCCGGGCTTCAAACACCATTAATGAACTAGAAATGCCCATTGAGTCAGTGCAGATCTGACTTCAACCCTGAGACCCAAATAGCCATCTGCCCACATCCACATCAGTGATAAATCAATGACTCAGCTCACAGCGAGCAGGTCCCAAGGTGAAACAACTAGTTGTCCAACTAATTCACCCCATCTCAGTGTCCCCTAAACTCACCTGTTGGTACTAATATCCTGTCTACCCCTGAGTGTCATCCTGGACACCCTGCCACCCCACACTCACATGTCAATGaaccatccatccaccctccTGAATCCACCTAAAACTTCTCAACTTTTCAGTAATTCTCGAGCACATTTCAGGTTTCCCACAAAATACCATTTCCAGAGTGACCTTTTCTCATCCAGCAATCAAAATTAATATCACATTCTCTcggtgttaatttttaaaattttaattttatgtatattatctatttctttcatagTATTTTTCTCACTAAATTGGATACTCCATGAGGAGAAGACTAATGTGGATTTTAATATTTCACActgctgtattcatttattgcttTGCCCTTAGACGGTGctcaatatatttattgaaaggaAGTATTCGAACACAAAAAATACTTTCTAAGTTTTTCAAACAAATTCACTCTACTAcaattatacaatgataaaatcTCTTTCCTGGTATACTTCAGTAAATTGCTACTGAAATTTCAAATCCTTTCTCTCTGTAATCCATTATAAGACTCTAGTCACAATAATCTGTTTAAAATGTGAACCTTATCAGTGCACCTTTCCTTTATAATCTCTCATTTCTGTCCGcagaagatattttttcaaaaggaaaccaTACATCTCAGTTCATTCGTGTTGTCCTGCCATAAATGGTAACACCACCCCTTTCATTCCCCAACATGTCCCAGCTTGGAAGGGAAGTTATTTGGTCCTCCCATTTATAAAGAACCTCGTATAGGCCAAGTTATATACCAAAACCCGTGACCCACAATTTAAGTCACTGCCCCTGTTTATTTTAATCATGGTGAGAGGAaagagtgaataaacaaaataatggaTATCTAATATAGTGTTAAGTATACTTAGGTCCTTTGATAAACAAtgctgacagagagaaagagggagggatgtAGGAAGAGAGGTGTCGGATAAAGCGAGAAAGAAATTAACTGCAATTATTGATGAGGAGATTAGGGAAGGACTGAGTagagaactgattttttttttttttttttttttaaagaggagccagcccagtggctcagcggttaagttcgcacgttccgcttctcggcagcccggggttcgccggttcagatctcgggtctggacatggcaccgcttggctaaagccaccatgctgtggtaggcgtcccacgtataaagtagaggaagatgggcaggatgttagctcagggtgagtcttccccagcaaaaagaggaggattggcagtagttagctcagggctaaacttcctcaaaaaaagaaaaaaaaaactaagaacattGTGGgtaaagaattttccagagaggGGATTAATTGAAACAGTGCAGGCTGAATACTACTTCCATTCCTTGTGACGttgtttaaaagcaaaacaaaacaagtctcgaGACTATTATCCCAAGAAAGCTCCCTATACAAAAAACTAGAGTTCGTTGAACATGACTCAACAAACGTTAATGCCTAGGAAATAACTCTCCATAAGCTATCTTCCTGTTTGAAGAGCTATTTTCTGCTCACTTAAAGAGCTTCCACAGAAGAACAGAGCATACACATGGACACTCTTGCCGTCTGTGTGGATTCCACACTCACCAGAATAGGCTGGCTGGGCAACCAGGTGGATGCAGGTGTCTCCAGGGCTGCAGACTCGTCCTGCTGACCCCACTCCTGATGTGCAGACAGCTGTGGCTTGCTGGAGAATGCAGTGACTTCTGCCTCTGATTCCCCTTTTATGGGGGAAGGGAGTGGATAACCCAATCAGGGGACAGTCCAGAGGAGACATCCTGTCTCTCATTGATGAGATTTGAGAGATTCCTAAGTCTTTATAGGGAAACATGAAAAGGCAGGGTTTTTGACACTGTCAGATACTGTTGGTAGATGACAACATTTAATAAACTTGTGTGTGGGGAGGTGGTATTTGCAgtttctatccccattttaatgtttcctttttctcccactgtGAATACCTTCTATAAATATAGGAATGGAAGTTACTATGCACAAAACTTTCTCATGTTTTAAGAACAACAATGTTCTTATGTCAAAAATCaacatgttttaaaaggaaaaaattagagactgtgtaaatgtttatcaataaaaGAGTCTCcaacacatttattaaaaagtttatagAATATATTACAAgcccttaaaaataaattattttgtgcaTTTATGTTTCACCTAATTACCAatctaaatttgaaattatttcaaccATCTTacacttttccttccctttgacctcaataattaatgtttcttttttttttttttgaggaagattagccctgagctaactactgccagtcctcctctttttttgctgaggaagcctggccctgagccaacatcgtgcccatcttcctctactctttatacatgggatgcctaccacagcatggcttgccaagcggtgccatgtctgcacccgggatccaaaccagcgaaccctgggctgccgagaagcggaacatgtgaacttaaccactgcgccaccggaccagccctAGTTAATGTTTCTTTACTCTCTTTACTTCTCTGACTTTGATTTAATAACTCTTTTATTATTCCAGTATTTCCTCTATACACTCATTACTTACGATCATATAGAAATCTGTGTCTAATTGCGCTAATGGTTAAATCGTGAATCCTTTACATAATGTAGTCTAATACAAATAATTACTTTAACCACCTCCCCCAAATGCTAAtgtaagtgagcaaaagtgaggccatcttgttatgtcaaatggccccagcccctcctctgtttGACTACTTGCTGCTCTGCACATACTCTAAAcaattcacatgctctcctgatttatggcctctgctTACCTATGTACTCCCTGataccttgataaattaaaactgtGGTCTACGAGTTTCCCTCCAGGAACAGACAGACCACAGGTGAGAAACACAGCTATAAGGGATCGATCACAGCTGACAGACAGTGgaacaatgtgatgcctggagcccaACATCCCTGGACCCCTACTCACTGCCCATTTCCCAACATAACTGCCTCAAGACTCTGTAATCCTTGAAGACAgatttttgagacattagtcaccccATCTTCGGATTGGCTGGataatctaattaaacttcctttctggAGCTCTAACTTGATGTGATTAAGTGGCTCAGCTGCAAGCAGAGCGAGCTCATTGCCAGTATCACTAACACCTTAAATACTTTCCATTCTACTGTTGACCTTCCTGACTTTTGTGTTACTATTGTCACacattttaattctacatatattttaatctcCATGAGAGATTTCTAGAAATGCtccataaaacaaaattcatttgcatttatttataaattatcctttcctttcttcttcagtcCTTCCTGCATTCCTGGTTTTCAATCTGGGATTATTTTCCTTTGGACTTCACTCACTCTAGTATTTTCTCTAATTCAAAACTGGTAACAACGCAAAGTTTCACTTTAAGATTTTCTAAGGCATCATTATTTGGTGCATGATTgctgctgggtatagaattctggttTGACATGAGATTGATTTTAGCATCTTAAAAATTgtactctctattttttttttttttgaggaagattagccctgagctaactgctgccaatcctcctctttttgctgaggaagactggccctgagctaacatccatgcccatcttcctctactttatatgtgggatgcctaccacagcatggcatgccaagcagt contains the following coding sequences:
- the LOC124233594 gene encoding methyl-CpG-binding domain protein 3-like 2B is translated as ESEAEVTAFSSKPQLSAHQEWGQQDESAALETPASTWLPSQPILGKLKRNMLPQTSEKKRQVHLAKMKRRHRERCELPIRLTSCIFKRPVTKITPHPGNRVRRRRWEETLQKPQQVCAYRRLQGLQACSTEGELLSTFDITNTLKIIAPHSPGESPGHVGAGSLHTSAEPTTAQSSDWAEMIPGAGLRLPQSVCRQSVSYGDIRRQHQKVKKARERLAEALRADRLAREAEREEPGRMF